A section of the Kluyveromyces lactis strain NRRL Y-1140 chromosome F complete sequence genome encodes:
- the CIP1 gene encoding Cip1p (some similarities with uniprot|Q02606 Saccharomyces cerevisiae YPL014W Hypothetical ORF), which translates to MFEMNDHHTSVNGKGLRSMLIEKFHQKFSHAKGAAATQQHVEPPQQQQMEHQQHTHPHISVPPSQPSIDPDVEMDLDHDEYNITASSSVDIVSEKMGIEHDNIRNTKPKPFSKQLNLNTDASTWYVLEQQQQVSTPVMTPVNQSGPPHIYTNRHGSMSSLASSVSELGYSNGRPSTANNISSIPAPFTPQFVSLLLEVYLQVCSDPTVTPFDSSNPPSGILHRVSKVAVETADADQVDIGLERNSWLLTLVRQRLLKEVRKENYLSRNSSIISLPPVPQFGNEGMSNNMLQQSPQDYFNCHSAESTNSPPSSFTTNYYTGLNSPFESRPSSQQLQQPLQLSQGTTQVPPQNPKALVRSRNNSFITAASRSRSNSFKIHPQLSNTISGVQPPALPNLTRSRSSSNAHFFLTPTNSIPSQSSFLAQSTASVNTLLNSTSNATNTAAAGQQPDERNNRLPTHIENESNL; encoded by the coding sequence ATGTTTGAAATGAACGACCATCACACGTCCGTTAACGGGAAAGGGCTTAGGAGTATGCTTATCGAaaagtttcatcaaaagtTCTCACATGCGAAAGGTGCTGCTGCAACACAGCAGCATGTGGAGCCGCCACAGCAACAGCAGATGGAACATCAGCAACACACGCATCCTCACATTTCAGTACCCCCCTCGCAGCCTTCAATAGATCCAGATGTTGAAATGGATCTCGACCATGATGAATACAATATTACTGCCTCGTCCTCGGTAGACATAGTCTCCGAAAAGATGGGGATAGAGCATGACAATATCCGGAATACGAAGCCAAAACCTTTCTCGAAGCAGCTGAACTTGAATACAGATGCATCTACATGGTACGTGCTagaacaacagcaacaagTTTCTACGCCAGTTATGACTCCTGTAAATCAGTCAGGGCCGCCTCACATATATACAAACAGACATGGAAGCATGTCATCTCTTGCCAGTTCTGTTTCAGAACTGGGATATTCAAATGGAAGACCTTCTACTGCCAATAATATCAGCTCTATTCCTGCACCATTTACCCCCCAGTTTGTCTCTTTATTATTGGAGGTTTACCTACAGGTCTGCTCAGATCCGACAGTCACTCCATTCGATAGCAGTAACCCGCCTTCGGGGATTCTGCACCGGGTATCTAAAGTAGCAGTGGAAACAGCTGATGCTGATCAAGTTGATATCGGTCTGGAGAGAAATTCGTGGTTGTTGACTTTAGTGAGACAGCGGTTGTTGAAAGAGGTGCGGAAAGAAAActatctttcaagaaacagTTCTATCATATCACTACCTCCTGTTCCTCAGTTCGGAAACGAAGGAATGTCTAACAATATGCTACAGCAAAGTCCACAggattatttcaattgtcATTCTGCCGAAAGTACAAATTCTCCACCTTCTTCCTTTACTACGAACTATTACACTGGTTTGAACTCGCCATTCGAATCTAGACCATCGTCGCAGCAGTTGCAACAACCGTTACAACTATCACAAGGCACTACGCAAGTTCCTCCTCAGAATCCAAAAGCTCTTGTCAGGTCACGAAACAATAGTTTCATTACAGCCGCTAGTAGATCAAGAAGTAACTCGTTCAAGATACACCCACAATTGTCAAATACTATTAGTGGTGTACAGCCACCTGCTCTTCCCAATCTAACAAGGTCAAGATCCTCTAGTAATgctcatttctttcttactCCAACAAATTCTATCCCATCCCAATCATCTTTCCTAGCACAATCAACCGCAAGCGTAAATACTCTTTTGAACTCAACTTCAAATGCTACAAatactgctgctgctggtCAACAGCCTGATGAACGAAACAATAGATTACCCACACATATAGAAAATGAATCCAATTTATAG
- a CDS encoding uncharacterized protein (conserved hypothetical protein), translated as MASPIFISKKPTSLTSEYFFLGTKYYGNSLIRISNGIKTLHPDHMKKWIPILLLSSVTYAFVEAAKHCVSKLNCRGCEYLKCVLDPHMIGICIIQFCVSSFETTFWQSLNELDKRYHLHSGTVNLQGIGKQRTRTLQFQLRATITQLFLIMTVSWFPSIACHAIISILTFNQLSHRFGTDISFLVCSLLLLFPPMWQIKFLSHFCSFNLLIRASLAPYFNKTMLQKSERHTWIQSRSGILYGYMLPFYLMIISTSYLSMIVFYLSHVSGLPELIRDLTDPFPDPYLPGTIQMSIWNSKQSLWSNNKLKTSDREKRDSDSE; from the coding sequence ATGGCATCACCGATCTtcatatcaaagaaaccCACTTCATTGACCAGTgagtatttttttcttggaacaaaatACTATGGGAATTCATTGATTCGAATATCAAATGGGATTAAAACATTGCATCCAGATCATATGAAGAAATGGATTCCGATATTGCTGCTGTCTAGTGTCACATACGCTTTTGTGGAAGCTGCTAAACATTGTGTTTCGAAGTTAAACTGCAGAGGATGTGAGTACTTGAAGTGCGTTCTGGATCCACATATGATTGGTATATGTATAATACAGTTCTGTGTTTCAAGTTTCGAGACCACGTTCTGGCAATCATTAAACGAACTGGATAAAAGATATCATCTGCACAGTGGAACAGTTAATCTACAAGGTATAGGAAAACAACGAACAAGAACACTACAGTTCCAATTACGGGCCACGATAACGCAGCTTTTCTTGATCATGACAGTATCATGGTTTCCAAGCATCGCATGCCATGccataatttcaattcttaCATTCAACCAATTATCTCATCGGTTCGGTACAGACATCTCATTTTTAGTATGCTCTctcttgttgttgttccCACCGATGTGGCAAATAAAGTTTTTGTCTCATTTCTGTTCGTTCAATCTGTTGATCAGAGCGTCTTTAGCACCGTATTTCAACAAGACAATGCTACAGAAGAGTGAACGACACACGTGGATTCAGTCAAGAAGCGGAATCTTGTACGGATACATGCTTCCCTTCTATCTGATGATTATCTCAACTTCTTACTTATCTATGATAGTGTTTTATCTATCACATGTCTCTGGTCTACCAGAACTGATTAGAGACCTTACAGACCCATTCCCCGACCCATACCTACCTGGCACGATTCAGATGTCAATATGGAATTCGAAACAATCTCTTTGGTCCAAtaataaattgaaaactaGCGATAGAGAGAAACGAGACTCTGACTCAGAGTGA